A stretch of Kaistella flava (ex Peng et al. 2021) DNA encodes these proteins:
- a CDS encoding T9SS type A sorting domain-containing protein: protein MIKSFLTNCVLFFCLSFIFTRSKVNAQQTVFTETFNTPGTPQSPNFTTTGPIGTSKWAVTRSGGDMGAKIDGGMLTLTNDATSAANAPGWVMASTSTSNFNSLYKSILSQNVGVVSWTFNMRQIRPNPSGLGGGKFGSAFILAGTPGTTNSSGKGYAIALGQNTTTDPIRLITYSNGLAAGTSVKITSSTTGLKDFGAEYTSIRVEYNPADNKWSLYLRKDNQTSFNDPKEGNLVFQDEVVITDFVNEPLTMMGAYWNANKAKNSTAFFDNISVSVETPELISLDPDSKIANTGAFTLTLNGEGFLPSSKVYWNGALRTTTYVSETQLKAAIVATDLATAGTRQITVANGSFISNALPFTIETAGLPVLTLSATSLPAVSTVTGAFSNPTNTYTINGANLNAGATVTAPVNFEISVDGINYYSFLTLPYTEGQGTLTGQPITLRARIKNSAPAGNYTGNISHASPNALTKLVAVSGRVFAAEPTSNATGVSFTNITSTGFKLNWIGGNGAQRLVLIKEAAAVSTLPSDGITYNANAAFGTGSQIGTGNFVAYKGAGTSVQITGLQPSTVYHISIVEFNGLPATENYRSDGATGNTTTLNSPAGLQVKLANTSYKINFDDTVDGVNLDTFQGIGMSKIVESGQLDSNSWAFSGFSGGNIAFAGNSVEDSSYENGPSDGEEDDTGIYAFNVGNSNNPNYTLGIQPGGTGTSADFNPGSITLRIQNQTGATMTSASIGYKVYVYNDQAASSRIRFSYSSSATGTYTDQIIADVDSPTTADLAPGWKAYYRVVTIPTGNIANNAYYYIRWSGSLVSGTGAQDEFGIDDIEVIANPTTTFASFDGIAEDFVLQGNASLSNDLSVQNRLLFNGGKLAIKEKTLTIAGKVENTIANGLTGGATSKLVVRGNLNPFLSFDQTTPGTTNLFDSFSLIGATANSVTVQDGFSVNQLLRVDEQQTLNLGTNILSGNLTSIQNNGIIRIQNTTATPFASGKTWGGTGILNMNATSAAQTLVAGTYNNLTLSSTAGTTAAADVTVNGKLDLPAANASSTKGSLDMGAFTLTMGPDGTNTGIGDVTGIIRRNYFTTNKLYTFGHPNSSITFPPAGTLPTSMSAKLTIGVAPTWKAGTILRQFDIIQTGAVGTKAIIRQHYLDSELNSNVESKLVFWGHKTTVPVTTFDQGRSNNNTDENWVEITNADISLYFEPTFDKVYITLDESEANVLTWNGSVSTSWNSIANWTPNNAPTEDSKVIIPIVSSSSNRSPIIDVNSNVQLIIIEAGGTVNVPADAQLTVSGGAGAWQNNGTFNPGTGTSKVTFKNADATIAGNTSFNNLTIAAGAGLHALDGNYMSIAGTLTNNGTMFTTLIPNTIEFKGTNQVIPTVGGDSLGGYHNLIVTGTGATIASTTLNVRGNLTLDQFVSFTGKTINLAGVSDQTIGGTAAINFSNLIVNKEAGAVILAKDIAVGGTLTLTKGNVVIGDKNLTLGINPVVGTFGTNTMIVADGTGVVRRPFTGVGSYLFPIGELAGAPSYAPITVNITAGTFSNAFVGVNAENVKHPNNNSSQNYLRKYWNVTQTGITGAVATITGKYDALDILGAETEISAAQLNGTFNLTTNPWIKFGALTNNTLVATNATLTNGQTSSFTGLKAGDFTLEVYGYGDFCIGSTHTMDAVISGGDAPFTYMWSNGLPNSDEVEIPTTTVGTTNYTLTVRDANGFSAVDNVIPVYIFPSSVGGTVSNASQQICTNSLSADLQLTGSVGKVLHWQKSTDADFTTFENISNFTTTLTGSEIGPVNATTYIRAVLQNGDCDESVSNIATITIKSTTWNGVSWSNGEPDSSTSAIFAADYSETSNINACTIVIKNGTAVKIPAGFNVIVGTITVESGGSLIIMKEGLLTVTNGIINNAGIANFVVESDANLVQINDEAVNSGAITVRRIANIKRLDYVYWSSPVNGQVLKTFSPGTLNNRFLEYNEGTDLFTAVTNVNADFVPAKGYAIRASNTQSNTKDKWTGNFIGTPNNGVQEFKLAYSYSATNHPDGGYNLVGNPYPSNISFDGASGLHTLNSAVLENVAYFWTNVNANVSGTTYKDDNYAMLNGSGTRAAQGSDVKPTGIIKVGQGFIVKAKTNANGQNLVFNNSVRSADSSIFFDKNTKEGKDRFWLKLTTPSKDFTTVLVAYVPNATNNFELSYDAPMLSMSSDAIFSILNEYKLGIQGRQFPLNTNDIVAIGTNHYTAGDHVISLQETEGVFANGQNIYLKDRANGILANLSEKEYRFTANAGLTENRFEIRYQPEIVLGTDTSSKENLIIYRDGNDFVVKSSTKTISDVEVYDVSGRLLLKLNPNHKETRIDASNFVNGTYVLKITSASPNDQKGNVVTKKIVK, encoded by the coding sequence ATGATAAAATCTTTCCTTACTAACTGCGTTTTATTTTTCTGCTTGTCATTTATTTTTACACGCTCTAAGGTGAATGCTCAACAAACCGTTTTTACGGAAACTTTTAATACGCCGGGAACTCCTCAAAGTCCAAATTTTACAACAACAGGACCAATCGGAACTTCGAAATGGGCCGTTACCCGAAGTGGTGGTGATATGGGCGCCAAAATTGATGGCGGAATGTTAACTCTAACCAATGATGCAACCTCGGCGGCGAATGCTCCGGGTTGGGTGATGGCAAGTACATCTACTTCAAATTTCAATTCGCTTTATAAATCTATTTTAAGTCAGAATGTTGGAGTCGTTTCATGGACTTTTAATATGAGACAGATAAGACCAAATCCAAGTGGTTTAGGTGGTGGGAAATTTGGGTCTGCTTTTATTTTGGCAGGAACGCCCGGAACTACTAATAGTTCTGGTAAAGGGTATGCTATTGCATTAGGACAAAATACAACTACAGATCCAATAAGATTAATTACATATAGTAACGGTTTAGCAGCTGGAACTAGTGTGAAAATTACCTCTTCGACGACAGGTTTAAAAGATTTTGGGGCTGAATATACAAGTATTCGTGTGGAATATAATCCAGCAGATAATAAATGGTCCTTATATCTACGAAAAGACAATCAAACTTCATTTAATGATCCTAAGGAGGGAAATTTAGTTTTTCAAGACGAAGTTGTAATCACAGATTTTGTTAATGAACCTTTGACTATGATGGGAGCGTATTGGAACGCAAACAAAGCGAAAAACAGCACTGCATTTTTTGACAATATTTCAGTGAGCGTTGAAACGCCTGAGCTTATCTCATTAGATCCAGATTCTAAAATCGCCAATACTGGTGCATTTACTTTAACTTTAAATGGAGAAGGATTTTTACCATCAAGTAAAGTATATTGGAATGGAGCACTGAGAACTACAACCTATGTTTCCGAAACACAGTTAAAAGCAGCTATTGTGGCAACAGATCTTGCAACTGCGGGCACAAGACAAATTACGGTCGCCAATGGGTCTTTTATTTCGAATGCTTTGCCATTCACAATTGAAACTGCTGGCCTTCCAGTTTTAACCTTATCAGCGACTTCTTTACCTGCTGTTTCTACGGTTACTGGTGCGTTTTCTAATCCAACAAATACATATACTATCAATGGCGCTAATTTAAATGCTGGCGCAACTGTGACTGCTCCTGTAAATTTTGAAATTTCTGTTGATGGAATAAATTACTATTCTTTTTTGACATTGCCCTACACTGAAGGTCAAGGCACACTTACAGGACAACCGATAACTTTACGTGCCCGAATTAAAAATTCTGCTCCTGCAGGAAACTATACTGGAAATATTTCACATGCTTCCCCGAATGCATTAACTAAACTAGTTGCGGTTTCAGGACGCGTATTTGCTGCCGAACCAACTTCAAATGCAACTGGCGTTTCATTTACCAACATAACATCAACTGGATTCAAATTAAATTGGATCGGCGGAAATGGAGCTCAAAGATTAGTACTTATTAAAGAAGCAGCCGCAGTAAGCACACTTCCTTCAGATGGTATTACCTATAATGCAAATGCTGCTTTTGGAACGGGCTCTCAAATTGGAACGGGAAACTTTGTGGCTTATAAAGGAGCTGGAACTTCTGTTCAAATCACAGGTCTGCAGCCAAGCACAGTTTATCATATTTCGATTGTAGAATTTAATGGTCTTCCTGCTACCGAAAATTATCGTTCAGATGGCGCAACTGGAAACACGACTACTTTAAATAGTCCAGCTGGTTTGCAAGTTAAGTTAGCAAATACCTCTTATAAAATAAACTTTGACGATACCGTTGATGGAGTCAATCTTGATACGTTTCAAGGAATTGGAATGTCTAAAATTGTTGAAAGCGGACAGCTGGATTCAAATTCTTGGGCGTTTTCAGGATTCTCAGGTGGAAATATTGCTTTTGCTGGAAACAGTGTAGAAGACAGTAGTTACGAAAATGGTCCTTCCGATGGTGAGGAAGACGATACAGGAATCTATGCGTTTAATGTTGGAAATTCTAATAATCCAAACTACACCTTAGGAATTCAGCCTGGTGGTACTGGAACTTCTGCTGATTTTAATCCAGGATCAATTACTTTAAGAATTCAGAATCAAACTGGCGCAACAATGACAAGCGCTAGTATTGGATACAAAGTATATGTATATAATGATCAAGCAGCTTCTAGTAGAATTCGCTTTAGCTACAGTTCATCTGCAACTGGAACATATACAGATCAGATTATAGCAGATGTTGATTCACCAACTACAGCAGATTTAGCTCCGGGTTGGAAAGCCTATTATAGAGTTGTTACAATTCCGACAGGAAATATAGCTAATAATGCTTACTATTATATTAGATGGTCAGGATCATTAGTTTCAGGAACTGGAGCACAAGATGAATTTGGGATTGATGATATTGAGGTAATTGCCAACCCGACAACAACATTTGCATCTTTTGATGGAATTGCTGAAGATTTCGTTTTGCAAGGAAATGCAAGTTTATCAAATGATTTATCTGTTCAAAATAGATTACTTTTTAATGGTGGTAAATTAGCAATTAAAGAAAAAACTTTAACCATTGCTGGAAAAGTGGAAAATACTATTGCAAATGGTTTAACCGGTGGAGCAACCAGTAAATTGGTTGTAAGAGGAAATCTAAATCCTTTTTTAAGTTTTGATCAGACGACTCCTGGAACAACCAATCTTTTTGACTCTTTCAGTTTAATAGGAGCGACTGCAAATTCAGTTACCGTTCAAGATGGTTTTTCTGTAAACCAACTTTTAAGAGTTGATGAGCAACAAACTTTAAATTTAGGAACAAACATATTATCTGGAAATTTAACTTCTATTCAGAACAATGGAATAATCCGAATACAAAATACAACTGCAACTCCTTTTGCTTCAGGCAAAACTTGGGGAGGTACTGGTATTCTGAACATGAATGCAACTTCTGCAGCTCAAACATTAGTTGCTGGGACTTATAACAATTTAACATTATCATCAACTGCTGGAACAACTGCAGCTGCCGATGTTACTGTGAATGGTAAACTAGATTTGCCAGCCGCAAATGCAAGTTCAACAAAAGGAAGTTTAGATATGGGTGCTTTTACCTTAACGATGGGACCAGATGGAACAAATACAGGAATTGGTGATGTGACTGGAATCATTAGAAGAAATTATTTCACGACAAATAAATTATACACTTTTGGACATCCAAATTCTTCAATTACTTTCCCTCCAGCAGGAACACTTCCTACTTCGATGAGTGCAAAATTGACAATTGGTGTAGCGCCAACTTGGAAAGCAGGAACAATTCTACGCCAATTTGATATTATTCAAACAGGTGCGGTTGGTACAAAAGCCATTATTCGTCAGCATTATTTAGATAGTGAATTAAATAGCAATGTAGAATCTAAATTGGTTTTTTGGGGACATAAGACAACTGTGCCAGTAACTACATTTGATCAAGGACGTTCCAACAATAATACTGACGAAAATTGGGTGGAAATTACTAATGCAGATATTAGTTTGTATTTTGAACCTACATTTGATAAAGTATATATCACCCTGGACGAGTCTGAAGCGAATGTTTTAACGTGGAATGGTTCAGTGAGTACTTCATGGAATTCGATAGCGAACTGGACGCCTAATAATGCTCCAACTGAAGATTCAAAGGTAATTATTCCAATTGTTTCCAGTTCTTCTAATCGATCACCTATCATTGATGTTAATTCAAACGTACAATTGATTATCATTGAAGCAGGCGGAACTGTAAATGTGCCAGCAGATGCTCAGTTAACAGTATCTGGTGGAGCGGGAGCTTGGCAAAACAACGGAACTTTCAATCCTGGAACCGGAACAAGCAAGGTGACATTTAAAAATGCTGATGCTACAATTGCTGGAAACACAAGTTTTAATAATTTAACAATTGCAGCTGGAGCTGGACTTCATGCCTTAGATGGAAATTATATGAGCATCGCTGGTACTTTGACAAATAACGGAACTATGTTTACAACCTTAATTCCAAACACAATAGAATTTAAAGGAACAAATCAAGTAATTCCTACAGTTGGTGGAGACTCATTAGGTGGATATCATAACTTAATAGTTACTGGAACTGGAGCTACAATTGCTTCAACGACTTTAAATGTAAGAGGAAATCTGACCCTAGATCAATTTGTATCTTTTACAGGGAAAACAATCAATTTGGCTGGTGTTTCTGATCAAACAATTGGTGGAACGGCTGCAATTAACTTTAGTAATTTAATTGTAAACAAAGAAGCAGGAGCAGTTATTCTTGCGAAGGATATTGCTGTTGGTGGAACACTAACACTTACAAAAGGAAATGTAGTTATAGGTGACAAAAATTTAACTCTTGGAATTAATCCTGTTGTGGGAACTTTTGGCACAAACACAATGATTGTAGCTGACGGAACTGGTGTAGTACGCAGACCTTTCACAGGGGTCGGAAGTTATTTATTCCCAATTGGAGAATTAGCTGGCGCGCCAAGTTATGCGCCAATTACGGTAAATATAACTGCTGGAACATTTTCTAATGCCTTTGTAGGAGTAAATGCTGAAAACGTAAAACATCCAAACAATAATAGTTCTCAGAATTATTTGAGAAAGTATTGGAATGTAACTCAAACCGGAATTACGGGAGCGGTTGCAACGATTACTGGAAAATACGATGCTTTAGATATTCTTGGAGCAGAAACAGAAATTTCTGCTGCACAGTTAAATGGAACTTTTAACTTAACTACAAATCCTTGGATTAAGTTCGGTGCATTGACTAATAATACTTTGGTTGCAACTAATGCTACCTTAACTAATGGACAGACTTCTTCCTTTACAGGTCTAAAAGCAGGAGATTTTACTCTTGAAGTTTATGGTTATGGAGATTTCTGTATTGGATCTACCCATACAATGGATGCAGTAATTTCTGGTGGAGATGCACCATTTACGTATATGTGGTCAAATGGATTGCCTAACTCAGATGAGGTTGAAATTCCAACAACTACCGTCGGAACAACAAATTATACACTTACTGTTCGCGATGCAAATGGATTTTCGGCAGTGGATAATGTGATTCCAGTTTATATTTTTCCTTCATCTGTTGGAGGAACAGTATCAAATGCTAGTCAACAAATCTGTACGAATTCACTATCTGCTGACTTACAATTAACGGGAAGTGTAGGGAAAGTTTTGCATTGGCAAAAATCTACAGATGCGGATTTTACAACTTTCGAAAATATTTCAAATTTCACAACAACTCTTACTGGATCAGAAATTGGACCTGTAAATGCGACTACTTATATAAGAGCAGTTTTACAAAATGGTGACTGTGATGAGAGTGTTTCGAATATCGCAACGATCACCATTAAAAGTACCACTTGGAATGGAGTATCTTGGAGCAATGGAGAGCCAGATTCTTCAACTTCTGCAATATTTGCTGCAGATTATTCCGAGACATCAAATATAAATGCGTGTACTATTGTTATAAAAAATGGTACTGCAGTTAAAATTCCTGCAGGATTTAATGTGATAGTTGGCACAATAACAGTAGAAAGTGGTGGAAGTTTAATAATAATGAAAGAAGGTCTCTTAACCGTTACAAATGGTATTATAAATAATGCCGGTATCGCCAATTTTGTAGTAGAAAGTGATGCCAATTTGGTGCAGATTAACGATGAAGCTGTAAATTCAGGTGCAATCACTGTAAGGCGAATCGCTAATATCAAGCGTTTAGATTATGTGTATTGGTCGTCACCGGTTAATGGTCAAGTTTTAAAGACTTTCTCACCAGGAACTCTTAATAATAGATTTTTAGAATATAATGAAGGAACCGATTTATTTACTGCGGTGACCAATGTTAACGCCGACTTTGTTCCTGCTAAAGGATACGCTATCCGCGCAAGCAATACCCAATCTAATACTAAGGATAAGTGGACGGGTAATTTTATAGGAACTCCGAATAATGGAGTACAAGAGTTTAAATTAGCCTATTCTTATAGCGCTACAAATCACCCTGATGGTGGTTATAATCTAGTTGGGAACCCGTACCCCTCTAATATCAGCTTTGATGGAGCATCAGGCTTACACACACTCAACAGTGCGGTATTAGAAAACGTTGCCTATTTCTGGACTAATGTAAATGCAAATGTAAGTGGAACAACTTATAAGGATGATAATTATGCAATGCTAAACGGTTCGGGAACAAGGGCTGCCCAAGGTAGTGATGTTAAACCAACTGGAATTATAAAAGTGGGCCAAGGATTTATTGTGAAAGCAAAAACAAACGCTAACGGACAAAACTTAGTTTTTAATAACAGCGTGAGAAGTGCAGATTCCAGTATATTTTTCGATAAAAACACAAAAGAAGGCAAAGACCGATTCTGGTTGAAATTAACAACCCCTAGCAAGGATTTCACTACGGTTCTTGTTGCTTATGTTCCTAATGCAACCAATAATTTTGAATTGAGCTATGATGCTCCTATGTTAAGCATGAGTTCAGATGCAATCTTCTCCATCCTAAATGAGTATAAATTAGGTATACAAGGACGACAGTTTCCCTTGAATACCAACGATATTGTTGCTATCGGAACCAATCATTATACCGCCGGCGATCATGTAATCTCACTTCAGGAGACAGAAGGGGTTTTTGCCAACGGACAAAATATTTATCTCAAAGACAGAGCAAATGGTATTCTCGCTAATCTTTCAGAAAAAGAATATCGTTTTACAGCCAATGCAGGGCTTACCGAAAATCGTTTTGAAATTAGATACCAACCTGAAATTGTTCTTGGAACAGATACTTCTTCAAAAGAGAACTTGATTATCTACCGCGATGGTAATGATTTTGTGGTGAAATCTTCTACCAAAACAATTTCTGATGTAGAAGTTTATGATGTTTCCGGAAGATTGTTGCTCAAGTTAAATCCAAATCATAAAGAAACACGAATCGATGCAAGCAACTTCGTCAACGGAACCTATGTTTTGAAAATCACGTCTGCTTCGCCCAATGATCAGAAAGGAAATGTGGTTACCAAGAAAATTGTAAAGTAG
- a CDS encoding Ig-like domain-containing protein, producing the protein MKKTFLLFLFLPLFVLSQNTLVKWYSADLAPTKLESHITVSHISGSDGVSVSNNTDSGAANVFYSAGGWPKPNYNNPSNSAFDPTKYIQFTISPESDYKILLNSFQFNAKTQGSPSKMQVRYSKNADFSTYSVLQVEQSLSTNYTSFNLDFPANTIVNSKSTVYIRIYVYNTENNFHLEHNLSGTVGPSIAGVVSLENPIKPVANDDRVGTLKNTPVVIDLLSNDVYKTSGPLSSITITKSATHGVVKVNGLKDVTYTPSVGYEGFDSFYYTLTNIAGVSNTARVEVQTINGSEEVLVRWNKSDYTSTNKVAGVSGSQLNAEGEKLSLTNNASSTGGKVFTLSDLPNSQQFNGALDASKYLQASISTDAEHTAYIKSFNLSYKSQGGTGNMTIKYSKSADFSGEVFTIANNEPYNQAFTTKEFALSSGVVLYPKETLFVRIYTYNTYNLFFIDFKENGEVGPAFTGVVSSYAAEPLPCQTTVTWNGTSWVGGAPDLDKKAVISGNYDTAINGSFKACTLTVTNNAVLTVSSNTAVTVNNEIITNPGASFIVKSEANLIQKNDEALNTGSVTVERNANLKRLDYIYWASPVKGQELKKFSPGTLDNRFYVYNEGNDFFETFNLKGTVFGSNGTGFESAAKGYAIRASNNYPAGTSTADAPMQVFNGVFNGVPNNGVITFPLKYQTEVGGFVGGGYNLIGNPYPSNIDFDQLAKDNEDLIEGTAYFWTNLNPTPAMQGSGYPKDGSVNNYATLSISGPIPATFGLAKNVESKFPSNIVEVGQGFIVKAIKAGNLTFKNSYRTEKTDGVFFNKGTTEKQQSVRDRFWLQLTTPLDVVTTALIAYVDNATNGYEDGYDAQLLSVGSDALFTKVDQYKLGIQGRQYPLQTSDVVSVGASFYETGAYTLSISKSEGIFADGQNVYLKDKQTGMVINLSETAYTFQADKGLSEDRFEISYLPNATLGAATAVKENITVFKEGNDFVVQSNTQKITKLQVYDTAGRLLYSVQPNAKEAIINGESLLRGIYVLKIDANGTVVTKKIIK; encoded by the coding sequence ATGAAAAAAACTTTTTTACTTTTTCTGTTTTTACCACTTTTTGTACTCTCACAGAATACCCTTGTGAAATGGTATAGTGCCGATTTAGCACCCACCAAATTAGAAAGTCATATTACCGTATCCCATATAAGTGGCTCCGATGGGGTTTCTGTCAGTAATAATACCGATTCCGGAGCTGCAAATGTTTTTTACAGTGCAGGTGGTTGGCCAAAACCTAATTATAATAATCCTTCCAACTCTGCTTTTGATCCAACAAAATATATACAGTTTACAATAAGTCCGGAAAGCGATTATAAAATATTACTGAATTCGTTTCAATTTAATGCGAAAACTCAAGGATCGCCTAGTAAAATGCAGGTAAGATATTCTAAGAATGCAGATTTTTCAACTTATTCTGTTTTACAAGTTGAGCAATCTTTATCAACGAATTATACTTCTTTTAATCTTGATTTTCCAGCTAATACCATCGTGAATTCAAAAAGCACCGTATATATTCGAATTTATGTCTATAATACCGAAAATAATTTTCATCTGGAGCATAATCTTAGCGGAACGGTTGGGCCAAGCATCGCCGGAGTAGTTAGCTTAGAAAATCCTATAAAACCAGTTGCGAACGATGATCGGGTTGGAACATTGAAAAACACTCCCGTAGTTATCGATCTATTGAGTAATGATGTCTATAAAACTTCGGGCCCACTTTCTTCTATTACAATCACTAAATCTGCCACCCATGGCGTTGTAAAAGTGAATGGACTGAAAGATGTTACTTATACTCCTTCAGTTGGTTATGAAGGTTTTGACAGTTTTTATTATACGCTGACCAATATAGCTGGGGTATCCAATACGGCAAGAGTTGAGGTCCAGACGATCAATGGAAGCGAGGAGGTGTTGGTAAGATGGAATAAATCAGATTATACTTCTACGAATAAGGTTGCTGGTGTTTCTGGTAGTCAACTTAATGCGGAAGGGGAAAAATTATCACTTACCAATAATGCTTCTTCTACTGGAGGAAAGGTTTTTACATTGTCTGATTTGCCTAATTCACAACAATTTAATGGTGCTCTGGATGCTTCCAAATATCTTCAAGCTTCAATCTCAACCGATGCTGAACATACTGCTTATATAAAGTCATTTAATTTATCTTATAAGAGTCAGGGTGGAACAGGTAATATGACCATCAAGTATTCTAAGTCTGCTGATTTTTCAGGCGAAGTGTTTACTATTGCCAATAATGAACCCTATAATCAGGCATTTACTACCAAAGAGTTCGCTTTGTCTTCAGGAGTTGTTCTGTATCCTAAAGAAACTTTGTTTGTAAGGATATACACTTATAATACTTATAATTTATTTTTCATCGATTTTAAAGAAAATGGAGAAGTTGGTCCGGCATTTACAGGAGTCGTTTCTTCTTATGCTGCAGAACCTCTTCCTTGTCAAACCACCGTTACCTGGAATGGTACATCATGGGTAGGAGGTGCTCCTGATTTAGATAAAAAGGCGGTCATCTCTGGAAATTATGATACCGCAATCAATGGGTCATTTAAAGCTTGTACGCTTACGGTGACTAATAATGCTGTTTTAACGGTATCCTCAAATACTGCTGTTACGGTGAATAATGAGATTATTACCAATCCCGGTGCTTCTTTCATTGTGAAAAGCGAGGCGAATTTAATTCAAAAAAATGATGAGGCCCTCAATACAGGAAGTGTTACCGTAGAAAGAAATGCGAATTTGAAAAGGTTGGATTATATCTACTGGGCAAGTCCGGTGAAGGGTCAGGAGTTAAAGAAATTCTCTCCTGGAACTTTAGACAATAGATTCTATGTGTATAATGAAGGAAATGATTTTTTTGAAACCTTTAATCTAAAGGGGACTGTCTTTGGAAGCAACGGTACTGGTTTTGAAAGTGCTGCAAAAGGATATGCGATCCGTGCCAGTAATAATTATCCTGCCGGAACGTCTACGGCAGATGCACCGATGCAAGTGTTTAACGGTGTGTTCAATGGTGTTCCTAATAATGGCGTCATTACTTTTCCGTTAAAGTATCAGACCGAAGTAGGAGGATTTGTAGGAGGTGGTTATAATCTGATCGGAAATCCATACCCTTCTAACATCGATTTTGATCAACTTGCTAAAGATAACGAGGATCTAATAGAAGGAACTGCTTATTTCTGGACTAACCTTAATCCGACTCCCGCAATGCAGGGAAGCGGCTATCCTAAAGATGGGTCTGTTAATAATTATGCAACGCTGAGTATTTCGGGTCCAATTCCTGCGACTTTCGGGCTTGCAAAAAATGTAGAGAGCAAATTTCCTTCAAATATTGTTGAAGTTGGTCAAGGATTTATCGTTAAAGCAATAAAGGCCGGTAATTTAACTTTTAAAAATTCTTACAGAACGGAGAAGACCGACGGAGTATTTTTCAATAAAGGAACTACTGAAAAACAGCAATCTGTTCGCGATCGTTTTTGGTTGCAACTGACCACTCCTTTAGACGTAGTCACGACGGCTCTAATTGCTTATGTAGATAATGCAACCAACGGTTATGAGGATGGATATGATGCCCAGTTATTGAGTGTGGGTTCTGATGCCCTGTTCACAAAAGTGGATCAATACAAACTTGGAATTCAGGGAAGACAGTATCCTCTCCAGACTTCAGATGTAGTGTCCGTAGGTGCGAGCTTTTACGAAACTGGAGCATATACCTTAAGTATTTCTAAAAGTGAAGGTATTTTTGCCGATGGACAAAACGTTTACTTAAAAGATAAACAAACCGGTATGGTCATAAATCTTAGCGAAACTGCATATACGTTTCAGGCCGACAAAGGGTTGAGTGAAGACCGATTCGAGATTTCTTACCTGCCTAACGCTACCTTAGGGGCTGCAACTGCTGTAAAAGAAAATATAACTGTATTTAAGGAAGGTAATGATTTTGTGGTGCAGTCGAATACTCAAAAAATTACCAAGCTGCAAGTGTACGATACTGCTGGTAGATTGTTATACAGTGTTCAGCCCAATGCTAAAGAAGCAATCATCAATGGAGAGTCTTTGCTTCGTGGAATATACGTGCTGAAAATTGATGCAAATGGAACGGTGGTTACCAAGAAAATAATCAAGTAG
- a CDS encoding lipoate--protein ligase, whose amino-acid sequence MLLIDSPSHNAYFNIASEEYLLHKFPTEDIFLLYVNAPSIIVGKFQNTLAEINLDYVKEKEIKVVRRMSGGGTVYHDLGNLNFSFHTLLGQNDFGDFSFFTQPVLNMLNQLNVPAVLQGRNDLLVDGKKFSGNAKLARHGKMIQHGTILLDSEMEVLGEALKVNPLKFIDKAIKSNRSRVTNLINYLPKETTTEHLKNLLTEEIIKSNPSAERYELTEEDLQGIQQLITDKYETWDWNFGFSPNYNFKKAIKVPAGFIEVHLDVVHGIIEKAKIFGDFFASKPIEELEEQLIGQKHEISDLEKLLSSMDVTEYFGKVTLEDILEGFK is encoded by the coding sequence ATGCTGCTCATCGACTCCCCTTCTCATAACGCCTATTTCAATATCGCTTCTGAAGAATATCTGCTCCACAAATTTCCGACAGAAGACATCTTCTTATTATATGTCAATGCACCTTCGATTATCGTCGGGAAATTTCAGAATACTTTGGCAGAAATTAATTTAGATTATGTCAAGGAAAAAGAGATTAAAGTTGTGCGACGCATGTCAGGAGGCGGAACCGTGTATCACGATTTAGGAAACCTGAACTTTTCTTTTCATACCCTTTTGGGTCAGAATGATTTTGGTGATTTTTCTTTTTTCACCCAACCTGTACTTAATATGCTGAATCAATTGAATGTCCCAGCCGTTTTACAAGGTCGAAATGACTTGTTGGTGGATGGTAAAAAATTCAGTGGTAATGCGAAACTGGCACGTCATGGCAAAATGATTCAACATGGCACCATCCTTTTGGATTCCGAAATGGAAGTTTTAGGAGAAGCTTTGAAAGTCAATCCTTTGAAATTTATTGATAAAGCCATAAAATCAAACCGTTCACGAGTCACCAACCTCATCAATTATTTACCCAAAGAAACTACCACCGAGCACCTCAAAAACTTACTCACCGAAGAGATTATTAAAAGCAATCCAAGTGCAGAACGCTACGAACTGACTGAGGAAGACTTGCAAGGAATCCAACAACTCATAACGGACAAATACGAAACCTGGGACTGGAATTTCGGCTTTTCACCCAATTATAATTTCAAGAAAGCGATTAAAGTCCCAGCTGGATTTATCGAAGTTCATTTGGACGTTGTTCACGGCATCATTGAAAAAGCGAAGATCTTCGGTGACTTCTTTGCCTCAAAACCAATCGAGGAACTGGAAGAACAATTGATTGGCCAAAAACACGAGATATCCGATCTGGAAAAACTTCTATCATCTATGGACGTGACGGAGTATTTCGGAAAAGTAACGCTGGAGGATATTTTAGAAGGATTTAAGTAA